The Triplophysa dalaica isolate WHDGS20190420 chromosome 14, ASM1584641v1, whole genome shotgun sequence DNA window aggTTATTTGAAGAAGTAGATGAACAACAACAAATCCAACAGAAAGAAATAGAAAAGTAAATAGTAAATAGTGAGCTTACAAAATCTTGCCTTCGTGTCAGAACAAGCAATCCAATATTACATTTGTTAGGCTTTTTAGATTCATTAATTTTCTTGCTGGTCTCTTAATATTTGTTGGCAATTTCAATTCATCCTGAAATTGTTGACaaagtataatataatacaaatataaactaatattaaaaatttggttaatttGTTTGAACAGCGTTACTAgaaaaaatagtaaatacagtaaataatatataGACTAGTAAATATGATAACAATGACGCATAAATAATCATatgatttacagaaatgcaagtgacaaatttataaataaaatatcagacaTTCAGCTTTTGGAATTAATGACTCTCTCAGTGCAGCCtcataaaatgaaatgatgcTTAATTCCTTTTAGGTAAAACAAGATGACACATTCTGGCATATTAATAGACCTCAACGTGCATCGCTGCATTAGAAGTTTAGATGTCTGCGAAATAGATTAAAAGATAGGCTACTCATGAAGGCACTTTATGTGCTTTGTTCAAACAAGCGTCATGATTTAGTCTTTCTCGCACATGTTGTGTGTCTTTTGCACAAATTAGAGAGATCATTTGAGACCAtttctttttctattatatCCAAATTATGAAGAATGTACCCTTGCTCCTTTCTGCTTCATCCAAATTATTTACCATGAGGAAATGTGTTTCAAACCAGCTTTTAGTACATGTAGGAattcaaaaaataatttcaagaGGTTTCACATTAAACTGTAACACTTGCCACATTGGTAATTTTCTaatcatacatttgttttatatttcataattcatattttacatttgttgatAACTTTTTGGGAAAACCTTGCATAGTGGTCAAAAATAGAAGACAAAACTGATAAATTAATGATATTTAATGATGGagctaaaataataacacaaactAAGATTAAACCTATAGGCACTTTACGTTGGAAACAAAAAGGGATTAAAACTGATAAATTCACTTAGTTGATtctggcccggtttcacagaaacggtttatcttaaaccaggactattccttagttgaattaagatatttatgttgcattataaaaatgccttagaagaatacattactgatGGCcttcttgagacaaaacaatggcactaatgtattatttataagatGTTTCTGGGCAAGTAATATTTAGTTAAAACAGGTCACATGTTCCTTTTAGTCTgtgactagccttaagccttgtgaaaccgggcctatttaagataaatatgaaataactaAAGGAGACACCGTGTCCATTATCATTTCATATGTCTgcagtttataaacacatagaAGATTATTTGAAGCAGAAAATTTGAACAAATTCAGCAGAACAGCTTTGCTTTGCCTTAATttgggcttttatttcacatgAATGCAAGAATGCTTAGATAGTGTGAAGATCACACTTAACAGGAAGAACACTATCATgcaacagcaacaaaaaatacaagttttaaataagatgcatcatgttttatttggtAGGCAGGTAGAATAGGAGTGTGAGGGCCTTAACCtactttttataaatgtaagtaattaagattaataataattgaatagattttaaaagaaacttTCAAGTACAGCAACATTGCAGAGTTGTCAATCAATCTGACAATCTGACGACATCattaatacacatttatatattatcagAACATGTTAACCCTATCCTACTCTAATCACCTTTATCtatgttgtttctttaaaagctATCTGTTTTCTTGGGAACTGGACGTTTCCAGTTCCACCCTGTCAAAGTCTGTCTCAGTTTTGCTCTATATCTAATCTAGCAAATCCTTCAGTATATAAAAAACCTTACAAATCTCAAAAGATATTCCTTTAGGCTATTAAAATCATATGGATGGATCATGAAAAGTTATTATATTTTCAGTGCCCACACAAAACTGAATAATTACATGATTCCATCAAGCTTAAAATAAGGAAAATACTGCAATTGTGGAgactaatattaaaacaattctgttcTGCAACACCAGCCAAAATGAAAAGATACAAGATATTACAGATTAAACAGGCCTAAATAAATGAGCAATGTAATTATCAGCTATGTTTTTGATCAGGCACAATCATAGAAGCctactgtctgtctgttttgGTCAGATTTCTTTAGAACAGAAACTTGGATTTTCTAGAGTGCATCACTTAGTAATCGGCCCCCTACTTGATCTATACAACcttattttaaaagtatatttttcatcacttttattCGGATTATTCAAAGATGTGTCTGCTAAAATGTTTGGGCATCATGTGCGCGTTTGTGTGGCTCCAAACAAACTCGCGATCACACCTAAACTGTCCAAAAAATGCTGTCTAGATAGGCAACTGGGTAGAATTTGACACAGTCTCCGCCAAGCTTCCTCGTTTACGCAGGAAGAGGAGAGCTGTTAGCTAGCATTCGTCGGAGAACTATAAACAACTCACTTTTATAAACctcacaaacaaaaaacactttccGCTTGCTTAATCAACCATTTGCTTGACgcttaaatgttattttaaaagcgTGTTTGACAGACGTCTGTACTGGTCTATGATAACAGCACGTTATTTACAAAGCTGGTTTGTACGCAGCTAGTCAAGCGCGCACTCGACAGCTAAAGCTTCTGTCAgtatttttttgctttgatTTCTGCTGGAAAATctagttttaaaataatgaaagagGACTTAAATATCTGACTGTGTCTTACGGGGTGTAACCGCATGCATCTGACcgcaaaacaatgttttgacGGGTTTGTGAGCTTGTCGAGGGTTTGTGTTCGTAGTTAGCATATAAGCTAAAACTAGCTTTGTACATCCTCGTACAAAAAGCTTCAACTCTACAAGTGCACTTCTTATTTAAGTAATGCATGTAAAATATGCAGATGTTAAATACGATTCAATGTACAGGATATTTAAATAATCTATGTATGGTTGACAGGCTAGTTAACTAACGTTAGATTGGAAGGTTGACTTGGTTAAGAAAGTCATTTGAAGATGTGTTAAAAAGAGTATAATTATGGTGAAATGCTTATTGGAAAGGAATTAAAGCTTCCCTAAACATGCCTGCAAGTATTTGAGTTGGCTGGACTGGTACTATGGAAGGTCCTGGAAATTTACTACAGGTGAAGATGCACCGCAGCAAACATGATGGACCCCTGACACCCACCAAGTGCTGAGGTGAATTCACCAGGAATCAAATGGTAATAAAAAAACCTTTATTTGGCACTTTTTTGTAGCAGgttttgctttttattgtattataaatattttccgAATAGGATACAGTGTATGTCTATTGTTACTTCATGTTAAATCGGACATTTGACTTTAAACATTCGTACATGAATAGTATAGTAACAAAGTCACAGCATGTTTGTTGAATGTAATTACATCtatgtttatttgattatatttttatttcaggttgTGAAAGTGCTCAATCATGGGTGATATGAAGACCCCTGATTTTGATGATCTCCTGGCAGCCTTTGACATCCCAGATGCGACTAGTCTGGATGCCAAAGAGGCCCTACAGGAGAATCATGATGAGGGAGAGGAACACCTGAAGCACTCAGAGATGTGTATCGATGCCACGGCTTTGATCCCTCACCCGGCTTTGACTCCAACAGATGCCCCTGTTGTCAGTGTTATAGTGAAGAACACCTGCCGCCAGGACTCCTATGAACATCTTGTGGAGAAAGAGGGCTCACATTTGGGACACCTATTACAAAATGGATTCAAGATGTCTGCAAGCTCACTGGAGACTCATCATATTGAAACACATTCCGTTAATTTTCCAAAGCTGGGAACTAGTAATCTCAATGGGGAATGTCCAACACATTCCTTGGAAAAGAATCCTGTACTCTACAAGACTGAGAAAAATCCTAGTATGTCAAGGTCAATTCCTCAGTTTAGCCCTATATCTAGTCCAGAGTCTGAAGACATTCAGAGCAATGGAATTGATGACCGTCCAAAATGTGCAGAGACCTCATACTTCCCATCTGATTCCCTCTTCACATCTTCAGCTTTTCCTGTCTTAGACAATCATGAAAAACTAGTCAGTCTGACATACAGGTGCAATGAAAAAAATCCTGGTTCTAAAAGTACAGATGATCTCCGATGTGAAGACTCGTCTTTTAAAGAGCATAACTTGGCGTGTTACAATACAGattcagaaaaagaaaaaagttttgatTCCGTCcctaagaaaaacaacattgaaGAGCTTGAAGCAAatgaatattcaaaatattttccccCTGGCACATGTGACAAAGCTCAAACATCCAGGTTGTCTTCGTGTCTCGATGCATTAGCGGCCCTGAATGCTAAAAAGGATCCAGGTGAGCAAGCTAATTCAAAGGACATTCCAGTAACACCAAAAGACATGGTGAAAATGAGTCCAAAAATTCCCATATCGCCAAAGAGCCCTAGAAGTCCTCTCGATGTGGTGAAACGTTTTGCTAGACAGCCTGACAGCCCCATGAGCATGTGCAGCAATAGCAGTGGTAAAGCATCTCCAGCTATTGCTACAGGCTCACCTCCAGCCATACCGAGAGTCCGAATAAAGACAATCAAAACCTCATCTGGAGAAATCAAACGGACTGTCACGAGCATATTGCCAGACTCTGAAACTGAAGATCTCCAGTCGCCCTTTGGATCATCTCCATCTCAGTCCTCAGTTGAAGATGCCTTCTCCAAAACAATCCATGTGCATAGTTCGAAGGATATGATTTCTGAAGACGTTTTTGAGGATGGAAAGCAGGAAGCTTCAAAGACAGCTTCACTAGGAAGCGTAAAATCAGTGCGGAGCGCAAAGAAACCTCGTCTCCAAAATAATGATCATGTCCTAAAGAATAAGCAAAAGAGGTCTCCACAAACGGGTTCGTCGGCTAACACAAATTACCTTCCAAAGGCGTTACACTTGGCCAACCTAAATCTAGTCCCACACAGTGTAGCTGCCTCGGTTACAGCAAGATCTTCCACTAACAGACAGGACCGCTCTCACTTATCATCTTCAGTGGTGTGTAGTTCTGTACCCTTAGTGCACCAAGTCAAAAAAGTCTCCCCGAACACACGGGCTGTTACCCCGAATACTGCAGCTGGAACTTTAAACAGACTGTTAAATTACTCGAACCCTGTGCCAACGTATGTTCCTGACCTAAGTCCACCACCAGGCAGCAACATCAAGCTCCCACCACAAGGCTATTGCTGTCTAGAATGCGGAGACGCATTCGGGCTCGAAAAGAGTCTAGCGTACCATTATGGACGAAGGAGCGTGCATATCGAAGTAGCATGTACCCACTGCTCTAAaactttggtgttttttaacaaatgcGCTCTTCTGGCACATGCTCGAGATCACAAAAACAAA harbors:
- the znf592 gene encoding zinc finger protein 592, producing MGDMKTPDFDDLLAAFDIPDATSLDAKEALQENHDEGEEHLKHSEMCIDATALIPHPALTPTDAPVVSVIVKNTCRQDSYEHLVEKEGSHLGHLLQNGFKMSASSLETHHIETHSVNFPKLGTSNLNGECPTHSLEKNPVLYKTEKNPSMSRSIPQFSPISSPESEDIQSNGIDDRPKCAETSYFPSDSLFTSSAFPVLDNHEKLVSLTYRCNEKNPGSKSTDDLRCEDSSFKEHNLACYNTDSEKEKSFDSVPKKNNIEELEANEYSKYFPPGTCDKAQTSRLSSCLDALAALNAKKDPGEQANSKDIPVTPKDMVKMSPKIPISPKSPRSPLDVVKRFARQPDSPMSMCSNSSGKASPAIATGSPPAIPRVRIKTIKTSSGEIKRTVTSILPDSETEDLQSPFGSSPSQSSVEDAFSKTIHVHSSKDMISEDVFEDGKQEASKTASLGSVKSVRSAKKPRLQNNDHVLKNKQKRSPQTGSSANTNYLPKALHLANLNLVPHSVAASVTARSSTNRQDRSHLSSSVVCSSVPLVHQVKKVSPNTRAVTPNTAAGTLNRLLNYSNPVPTYVPDLSPPPGSNIKLPPQGYCCLECGDAFGLEKSLAYHYGRRSVHIEVACTHCSKTLVFFNKCALLAHARDHKNKGMVMQCTQLFMKPIAVDQMLAPSKPVQSVNQIPCENNTTELSKIQVVLPLYHDRVIRNGFKCSDCNKQMSDSAALAGHYQKMSAESESLVCKVCSMLLPNKCSYRAHQRIHTHKSPYSCPECGALSRSVDIQKHVKENCLHYARKIGYTCVHCEMLFMSLSLLKSHIEDKHCEVFYKCTKCPVAFKSTDGFLMHVKTKHDADEPSHQVIYKCSCKTIFKKKQLLYQHFHHRICVFKCPECTSFYQEKLLLVQHYKSVHVGVFRAEAEKCQTETTSLFDTVSPQNFKPRVTKPASDASMKVGESPSARKSSGGHSRKNAGWTCGECLLWLPDRETYVSHMKSTHGRSLKKHPCRLCVRSFNSTLSLRRHIRSDHDGKKKVYTCWYCTNEDVTFTKPSVLKNHITLMHGIKNPDFSQMAKLASQVVGKTTSERPKRRAEETNGKIGENGMSCSSPAKRLKPLYRCAKCGFTSEVQAQFHEHIPQHRTDSDTPQCQHCGLCFTSQLALSRHLFIVHKVKEPDFEDETSNQEGVNSTDLGDERKPVPLLPKTTGLSTVGEQCEIYSETVAGESIDGACGKTKTSETSEFAEKEQA